One part of the Saprospiraceae bacterium genome encodes these proteins:
- a CDS encoding T9SS type A sorting domain-containing protein → MNNRFLLKASCILLSTSVFAQEFDWNKSLKGTGEIGGNAIAVDSSGNIYTSGFFTETADLDPGPGTQNVTAKGDYGDAFISKMDSKGNLVWVKVYPQSDDPDDIQLIGDKGYIYATGGSFDGKMLISKLDLDGNELWVGKIGGPSQIGSASITADSLSNIYITGQFRGKVDFDSGPGVFTLSPTGSSKANIYVLKLDVNGKIIWVKAFESESACHGISVKVDLNNNVCILGNIIGPVDFDPGPGVFKLSSNERQYDGFICKLDSNGKLIWAKNFGGKKIEFTRYLDLDSKGNLYCTGYFYDIADFDPGPGVYELTCSGRDDIFICKFNRNGELQWAKKVGGVGSDISWSVNVDQHDDVFLTGSFEVTSDFDSIPGAQSLTSFGKADIFILKLDSNGHFKCVKRIGGKGFDAAYDIKTDAKDNIYLTGIFQDTVDFNPGNGISNFINFGITNYYLLKLKYCQPNTTYDTISACDSYKWIDGKTYSASSDQITIKARDPECCEQTTHLNLTINNSYNKTIVQTACDSVVIYGKSYYESGTFLFMNQTAVGCDSNTTLNLIINNGSDTMIQKRACELFGFNDQVYTVSGKFYQKLRNSHGCDSLIEINLIIVNVDTNVSNLQNTLIALDSVATYQWLDCNDNFSIITGAIQKTFTPFKDGSYAVILNSPPCIDTTTCIPVVLTRTVNVNLNNFLVYPNPTASNITIESNLELPYNIRIEYLSGSSLLEFKNVHTSKMVIPVENYNPGLYKISIQNSKQKISRKWLKI, encoded by the coding sequence ATGAATAATCGGTTCTTATTGAAAGCTAGTTGTATTCTTTTGTCTACTTCAGTTTTCGCGCAGGAATTTGATTGGAATAAATCATTAAAAGGAACTGGAGAAATAGGAGGTAATGCAATCGCTGTTGATAGTTCAGGAAATATTTATACAAGTGGTTTTTTTACAGAGACTGCAGATCTTGATCCAGGACCTGGCACTCAAAATGTGACTGCAAAAGGTGATTATGGAGATGCATTTATTTCTAAAATGGATTCTAAGGGTAATTTGGTTTGGGTGAAAGTTTACCCACAAAGTGATGACCCTGACGATATTCAGCTAATTGGAGACAAAGGTTACATCTATGCAACAGGGGGATCATTCGATGGAAAAATGTTAATCAGTAAACTGGATTTAGATGGTAATGAACTTTGGGTTGGTAAAATTGGTGGGCCAAGCCAAATTGGTTCAGCATCAATTACGGCAGATAGTTTAAGTAACATATATATCACTGGTCAATTTAGAGGAAAGGTTGATTTTGATTCTGGTCCAGGAGTATTTACCTTAAGTCCAACAGGAAGCTCAAAAGCTAATATTTATGTCTTAAAACTTGATGTTAATGGAAAAATTATATGGGTTAAAGCTTTTGAAAGTGAATCTGCATGTCATGGTATAAGTGTTAAAGTAGATCTTAATAATAATGTATGTATTCTTGGGAATATAATTGGGCCAGTGGATTTCGATCCTGGGCCCGGAGTTTTTAAATTAAGTTCAAATGAACGACAATATGATGGATTTATTTGCAAATTAGATTCAAACGGAAAATTAATTTGGGCTAAGAACTTTGGAGGGAAAAAAATAGAATTCACAAGATATCTTGATTTAGATTCTAAGGGTAATTTATACTGCACAGGTTATTTTTATGATATTGCTGATTTTGATCCTGGTCCAGGAGTATATGAATTAACATGTTCAGGAAGAGATGATATTTTTATTTGCAAATTTAATAGGAATGGCGAACTACAATGGGCAAAAAAAGTAGGTGGAGTTGGTTCAGATATAAGTTGGTCTGTTAACGTAGATCAACATGACGATGTATTTTTAACTGGGTCTTTTGAAGTTACTTCTGATTTTGATAGTATTCCAGGGGCTCAAAGCTTAACCTCTTTTGGTAAAGCAGATATTTTTATATTGAAATTGGACTCTAATGGTCATTTTAAATGTGTAAAAAGAATTGGAGGAAAAGGATTTGATGCCGCATATGACATAAAAACAGATGCTAAGGACAATATCTATTTAACTGGAATTTTTCAAGATACTGTAGATTTTAATCCTGGTAATGGAATCTCCAATTTCATTAATTTTGGAATCACCAATTATTACTTATTAAAACTGAAATATTGTCAGCCTAATACCACGTATGATACAATATCAGCCTGTGATTCATATAAATGGATTGATGGTAAGACATATTCAGCGAGTTCCGACCAGATTACTATAAAGGCCAGGGATCCGGAATGTTGCGAACAAACAACTCATTTAAATCTGACAATAAATAATTCCTACAATAAGACCATTGTACAAACAGCATGTGATAGTGTTGTCATTTATGGAAAAAGTTATTATGAGAGCGGTACATTTCTTTTCATGAACCAAACTGCAGTCGGCTGTGATAGCAACACAACCTTAAACTTAATCATAAACAATGGAAGTGATACAATGATACAAAAAAGAGCATGTGAATTATTCGGTTTTAACGATCAAGTATATACCGTAAGTGGTAAGTTTTATCAAAAACTAAGAAATAGTCACGGCTGCGATAGCTTGATTGAAATTAATCTTATTATTGTAAATGTTGATACCAATGTATCCAATCTCCAAAATACTTTAATTGCATTGGATAGTGTCGCTACTTATCAATGGTTAGATTGCAATGATAATTTTAGTATCATTACTGGAGCAATACAAAAAACATTTACACCATTTAAAGATGGAAGCTATGCGGTTATTCTAAATTCACCTCCATGTATTGATACAACTACTTGTATACCTGTAGTATTAACTAGAACGGTTAATGTTAATTTAAACAATTTCTTAGTTTACCCCAATCCAACTGCATCGAACATAACAATAGAATCCAATTTAGAATTACCTTATAATATTAGGATTGAATACTTATCAGGTAGTTCATTACTAGAGTTTAAAAATGTTCATACAAGTAAGATGGTAATTCCTGTTGAAAATTATAATCCGGGTTTGTACAAAATTTCTATTCAGAATTCTAAACAGAAAATCAGTCGGAAATGGTTGAAGATATAA
- a CDS encoding T9SS type A sorting domain-containing protein → MKNAILFSILITCHLLPGQILCIKCYEQNDSISSGVQNLLKNGGFENTTCIPANFDYSFCPNSNKYKCDLLNWDCIGGGRLTYAYIFDRTLSVIPEGNKAAYFGNLKGYPCSINNGLFDTSCIISTSCMITGIPNGFPQSDTAYGGPLGVSLEQTVSGLIKGNTYVLEFWAGGETNGLNFYLEGLFALDIGFGNNYLRCKPTSSDIIERSLGLTYLIQFKATSTSHKIKFTNWGHIEYHHTELVLDNVRLYSLSELSPSVTPCLTATDDQNEDNQILVYPNPVIDEVNITSNLEEPIEFILHNIQGQRLLKQEFLKTVSINAMNLTNGIYFYELRNKNKVLKFGKILK, encoded by the coding sequence ATGAAAAATGCCATTTTATTTTCAATCTTGATCACTTGCCATTTGTTGCCCGGTCAAATCTTATGCATAAAATGCTATGAGCAAAATGATTCCATAAGTTCTGGAGTTCAGAATCTGTTAAAAAATGGAGGATTTGAAAATACAACTTGCATACCAGCTAACTTTGATTATTCCTTTTGCCCAAACTCGAATAAATACAAATGTGATTTATTGAATTGGGATTGTATTGGTGGTGGAAGGTTAACTTATGCATATATATTCGACAGAACTCTTTCAGTAATTCCAGAAGGAAATAAAGCTGCCTATTTTGGAAATCTAAAGGGTTATCCTTGTTCAATTAATAATGGACTTTTTGATACTTCATGCATAATTTCTACATCATGTATGATAACTGGTATTCCTAACGGTTTCCCTCAGAGTGACACAGCTTATGGTGGTCCATTAGGTGTTAGTCTAGAGCAAACTGTTTCAGGTTTAATAAAGGGGAATACTTACGTTTTAGAATTTTGGGCAGGTGGAGAAACTAATGGATTAAATTTTTATCTAGAAGGATTATTTGCTTTGGATATTGGTTTTGGAAATAACTATTTGAGATGCAAGCCTACAAGTTCAGATATTATTGAAAGAAGTTTAGGTTTGACGTATCTAATCCAATTTAAAGCCACATCGACTTCTCATAAAATAAAGTTTACAAATTGGGGTCATATTGAATATCATCATACTGAACTTGTCCTAGACAATGTCAGATTATACTCTCTTTCTGAATTGTCACCATCAGTTACTCCTTGTTTAACTGCCACTGATGATCAAAATGAAGATAACCAAATTCTGGTTTATCCTAATCCAGTTATTGATGAAGTAAATATAACTAGCAACCTGGAAGAACCAATTGAATTTATTCTGCATAATATTCAAGGGCAAAGACTACTCAAGCAAGAATTTCTAAAAACAGTTTCAATAAATGCAATGAATTTGACAAATGGTATATACTTTTATGAACTGAGAAATAAGAATAAGGTATTGAAATTTGGTAAAATCCTTAAGTAA
- a CDS encoding DNA repair protein, producing MNTISEIQVSYHPKSSDKPQIKTSQDAYELIKPLYNEDTLQYKEIFMVLYLNRSNRVLGYHEHSIGSDTGTVVSPKQIIGIALKVNASSLILVHNHPSGSTKPSSADIEITKRIKEAAGLFEIQVLDHLIIGDGFYSMADYGIF from the coding sequence ATGAACACCATATCAGAAATACAAGTCAGTTATCATCCTAAAAGCTCTGATAAACCGCAGATTAAAACCAGTCAGGATGCTTATGAATTAATAAAACCTTTGTACAACGAGGATACACTGCAATACAAAGAGATATTCATGGTGCTTTATCTCAACAGATCAAATAGAGTTTTGGGTTATCATGAACACTCAATAGGATCAGATACGGGAACTGTTGTAAGTCCTAAACAGATCATTGGAATTGCTTTAAAAGTAAATGCTAGTAGTTTAATTCTGGTCCATAATCATCCAAGTGGAAGTACTAAACCTAGTTCTGCTGATATTGAAATTACCAAGAGAATTAAAGAAGCTGCTGGATTATTTGAGATCCAGGTATTGGACCATTTGATAATTGGTGATGGGTTTTATTCTATGGCAGATTATGGGATTTTTTGA
- a CDS encoding helix-turn-helix domain-containing protein, whose protein sequence is MELKFEDPPNATSRILEKLERIERLLLGNLDKHKIDSDEPLTITEAAEFLGLSKQTIYGFTSRNLIPYSKPGKRIYFLKSDLLNYLKQGRRKSQREINIEAENYLVQKKRKSK, encoded by the coding sequence ATGGAACTGAAATTTGAAGACCCACCAAATGCTACATCAAGGATTTTAGAAAAGCTAGAGCGTATTGAGAGACTGTTACTTGGTAATCTTGACAAACATAAGATAGATTCAGATGAACCATTAACCATAACTGAAGCTGCTGAATTTTTGGGTTTATCAAAACAAACTATTTATGGGTTTACTAGTAGAAATTTAATCCCTTATTCTAAACCTGGTAAGAGAATTTATTTTTTGAAGTCTGATTTACTCAATTACTTAAAGCAGGGAAGGAGAAAATCTCAGAGGGAAATTAATATTGAGGCAGAGAATTATTTGGTCCAGAAAAAAAGAAAGTCTAAATAG
- a CDS encoding N-6 DNA methylase, translating to MTIDQYLEKLNSRFKTGISTEHSYRGDLQHYLETLLPDVFITNEPSRIACGAPDYILTKNSIPIGYIEAKDLGYDLSNKNYKEQFERYTSSLSNLIITNYIDFWFYKDGNKVSGISIAEISNQKLISNPAKFQEFQDLLRDFSHTVTQSITSSEKLAKMMASKARLLANVIENALNQDEGESEGLFREANSSLRDQLLAFKQVLIHDITPKQFADVYAQTIAYGMFAARLHDSSLDNFSRVEAANLIPKSNPFLRKLFQYIAGYDLDERIKWIVDALADIFRATNVAALLKDFGKPTRQQDPIIHFYETFLAEYDPKLRKSRGVWYTPQPVVNFIVRAVDDILKDEFGLKEGLADTSKTKIKVNVQSNKKKQETQEVEVHKVQILDPATGTGTFLAEIIKHIYKKFEGQQGIWSRYVDDHLIPRLNGFEILMASYAMAHLKLDLLLTETGYKPTKDQRLKVFLTNSLEEHHPDTGTLFASWLSSESNEANSIKRDTPVMVVLGNPPYAVSSTNKGEWIQNLIADYKKDLNERKINLDDDYIKFIRYGQHYIDKNGSGILAYISNNSFIDGITHRQMRKHLLESFDKIYILDLHGNAKRKETCSDGSPDQNVFDIMQGVSINIFVKTGKKKKNELGQVIHSDLQGIREYKYKTLNENTFKSIQWKRLEYTKPNLFLVPKNFDEILNYEKGFKIDQIYLNNNTGIQTKRDALVYSFTKEILSNILKNIIDLSNQEIKTKYDLPEDGRDWTIDFARKDIAKKDGEIVNVLYHPFDIRISYFTGRSKGFMAYPRSPLSKNCIKENISLLAIRNTRTNNINNYFIANELVDKDGVSSLDNCKFFPLYLYSDKNGQQSIKESAERTPNLNTEIVKQIEEKLGLTFINEKETAKNTFAPIDILDYLYAVLHSPSYREKYKEFLKIDFPRVPYPKDQDTFWNLVKLGGELRKIHLLESPIVEKYITSYPIDGNNQVDKIKYENNKVWINESQYFDKVPQVSWEFYIGGYQPAQKWLKDRKGRTLSYEDILHYQKIIVALSETDRIMNEIDLINFE from the coding sequence GAAAAGCTTAATTCCAGATTTAAAACAGGAATATCAACAGAACATAGCTATAGAGGTGATTTACAGCACTATTTAGAGACTTTATTGCCAGATGTCTTTATCACAAATGAACCATCAAGGATAGCTTGTGGAGCACCGGATTATATTCTAACAAAGAATTCTATACCTATAGGATATATTGAGGCTAAAGACCTAGGCTATGATTTAAGCAACAAGAACTATAAAGAGCAATTTGAAAGATACACTAGCTCTCTTTCAAACTTGATCATCACCAATTACATTGATTTCTGGTTTTACAAGGATGGGAACAAAGTTTCTGGAATATCTATAGCTGAAATTTCTAATCAAAAACTAATAAGTAATCCTGCCAAGTTTCAAGAATTCCAGGATCTCTTAAGGGATTTTAGTCATACAGTAACTCAATCAATTACTTCCTCTGAGAAGCTTGCAAAAATGATGGCATCAAAAGCCAGGTTGCTTGCCAATGTAATTGAGAATGCTTTAAACCAGGATGAAGGTGAATCTGAAGGATTATTCAGAGAAGCTAATAGTTCTCTCAGGGACCAGTTATTAGCATTTAAACAGGTGCTGATCCATGATATTACACCTAAACAGTTTGCTGATGTTTATGCTCAAACAATAGCTTATGGAATGTTTGCCGCTAGATTACATGATTCAAGTCTGGATAATTTTTCAAGAGTAGAAGCTGCGAACCTTATTCCAAAGTCCAATCCTTTTCTTAGAAAGCTATTTCAGTATATAGCAGGATATGATCTTGATGAAAGAATAAAATGGATAGTCGATGCTTTAGCTGATATTTTCAGAGCGACTAATGTAGCTGCTTTATTGAAAGACTTTGGAAAACCAACAAGGCAACAAGATCCTATTATCCATTTTTATGAAACCTTCTTAGCAGAATATGATCCTAAATTAAGAAAGTCCAGAGGTGTTTGGTATACACCGCAACCCGTAGTAAATTTTATTGTAAGAGCTGTAGATGATATATTAAAAGATGAATTTGGTTTAAAGGAAGGATTAGCTGATACATCTAAAACAAAGATCAAAGTAAATGTTCAGAGCAATAAGAAAAAGCAAGAAACACAAGAAGTAGAAGTTCATAAAGTTCAAATCTTAGATCCTGCTACTGGCACAGGAACATTCTTAGCTGAGATCATCAAACACATCTATAAAAAGTTTGAAGGACAACAAGGTATTTGGTCCAGATATGTTGATGATCATTTAATTCCAAGATTAAATGGGTTTGAAATATTAATGGCTAGTTATGCAATGGCACATTTAAAACTGGATTTACTATTAACTGAAACAGGATATAAACCCACAAAGGACCAACGACTTAAAGTTTTTCTAACAAACTCTTTAGAAGAACACCATCCAGATACAGGAACATTATTTGCTTCCTGGTTAAGTTCAGAATCAAATGAAGCTAATTCTATAAAAAGAGATACGCCAGTAATGGTTGTATTGGGTAATCCTCCGTACGCTGTAAGTAGCACTAATAAAGGAGAATGGATTCAGAATCTTATTGCTGATTATAAGAAAGATTTAAATGAACGTAAAATCAATTTAGATGATGATTACATCAAATTTATAAGATATGGACAACATTATATTGATAAAAATGGAAGTGGGATCTTAGCTTATATTTCTAATAATAGTTTTATTGATGGAATCACTCACCGCCAAATGAGAAAGCATTTATTGGAAAGCTTTGATAAAATTTACATACTGGATTTACATGGAAATGCCAAGAGAAAAGAAACTTGTTCTGATGGCTCACCTGACCAAAATGTATTTGATATAATGCAAGGTGTTTCAATTAATATTTTTGTTAAGACAGGTAAAAAGAAAAAAAATGAATTAGGACAAGTGATTCATAGTGACTTACAAGGAATAAGAGAATATAAATACAAGACTTTAAATGAAAACACATTTAAGTCAATTCAGTGGAAGAGGTTAGAGTACACAAAACCAAATTTATTCCTTGTACCTAAAAATTTTGATGAAATATTGAATTATGAAAAAGGTTTTAAAATAGATCAAATATATTTAAATAACAATACTGGAATACAAACAAAAAGAGATGCCTTGGTTTATAGTTTTACGAAAGAGATCTTAAGTAATATTCTTAAAAATATTATTGATTTATCAAACCAAGAAATAAAAACCAAATACGATTTGCCTGAAGATGGACGAGACTGGACTATTGATTTTGCCAGAAAGGATATAGCCAAAAAGGATGGGGAAATAGTAAATGTTCTATATCATCCATTTGATATTAGAATATCTTATTTCACAGGAAGAAGTAAAGGGTTTATGGCTTATCCGAGAAGCCCTTTGAGTAAAAATTGCATCAAAGAAAATATTTCATTGCTTGCAATAAGAAATACACGAACCAATAATATCAACAATTATTTTATTGCAAATGAATTGGTTGATAAGGATGGAGTTTCATCTTTGGATAACTGTAAGTTTTTTCCACTATATTTATACTCTGATAAAAACGGACAACAGTCTATTAAAGAAAGTGCGGAAAGAACTCCAAACCTAAACACTGAAATAGTAAAGCAAATAGAAGAGAAATTGGGTTTAACTTTTATCAACGAAAAAGAAACAGCCAAAAATACATTTGCACCAATTGACATATTAGATTACCTCTATGCTGTTTTACATTCACCATCATACAGAGAAAAGTATAAAGAATTCCTTAAAATAGATTTTCCCAGAGTACCATATCCCAAAGATCAAGATACATTTTGGAACCTTGTAAAACTAGGAGGTGAACTAAGAAAAATTCATTTATTGGAAAGTCCAATAGTTGAAAAGTATATTACCTCATACCCTATTGATGGAAATAATCAAGTTGATAAAATTAAATACGAGAATAACAAAGTCTGGATAAATGAAAGTCAATACTTTGATAAAGTTCCTCAAGTATCCTGGGAGTTTTACATAGGAGGTTATCAACCAGCTCAAAAATGGTTAAAGGATAGGAAAGGAAGAACATTATCCTATGAAGATATTTTGCATTATCAGAAGATCATTGTTGCTCTTAGTGAGACTGATAGGATAATGAATGAAATTGATTTGATTAATTTTGAATGA